A stretch of Leptolyngbyaceae cyanobacterium DNA encodes these proteins:
- a CDS encoding chromophore lyase CpcT/CpeT, producing MTHSTDILTLGRWMAADFSNQAQAFENPPFYAHIRVCMRPLSLEVLSGVGFFVEQAYDYTLNNPYRVRVLKLVDKGSHIEIENYTVKEEQKFYGASRDLPRLHTLKAEDLEKLPGCNMIVEWTGNGFHGKVEPGKACMVVRKGKTTYLDSEFDIDEEKFISLDRGRDPETDEHIWGSVAGPFHFVRWASFADEVKV from the coding sequence ATGACTCATTCCACGGATATATTAACGTTAGGTCGCTGGATGGCCGCAGATTTCAGCAATCAAGCTCAAGCTTTTGAAAATCCGCCTTTCTACGCACATATTCGGGTTTGTATGCGACCCCTGTCTTTAGAAGTTCTATCCGGTGTTGGTTTTTTTGTGGAACAAGCGTATGACTATACGCTAAATAATCCCTATCGAGTAAGAGTGTTGAAACTGGTAGATAAAGGTTCTCACATTGAAATCGAAAATTATACAGTCAAGGAAGAACAAAAGTTTTACGGTGCTTCCCGCGACTTACCCCGCCTGCATACCCTCAAAGCCGAAGATTTGGAAAAATTACCGGGCTGCAACATGATCGTAGAGTGGACTGGTAATGGCTTTCATGGCAAAGTCGAACCAGGTAAAGCTTGTATGGTAGTTCGCAAAGGCAAAACTACTTATTTAGACAGTGAATTCGACATTGATGAAGAAAAGTTTATCAGTCTCGATCGCGGACGCGACCCCGAAACAGACGAACATATCTGGGGTTCCGTCGCTGGCCCGTTCCACTTCGTCCGCTGGGCCAGCTTTGCCGATGAAGTGAAAGTTTAG